A genomic window from Chanodichthys erythropterus isolate Z2021 chromosome 1, ASM2448905v1, whole genome shotgun sequence includes:
- the si:rp71-46j2.7 gene encoding uncharacterized protein si:rp71-46j2.7 isoform X1 has translation MYTWRCFLAIIFVLVWYFSEFGQIWTFICFLSFLNFSFKKQDRETSTQTDDALEETAPQSKKGHNVGVIDEIDATTRTGQIPSQTTQYPNVQRSLIRVFKCAYTHLVQPWYTVPELGDSQPLYRALQKEYNFVVERIICKAMNVDLSVTSVGCIKIFTQHLHNAKQSDGSPVFSSRSEEMAVLRTFSEALVRKLFPEYLWEAKLYQCVLTEIVATKALDVLVTSLCNPDNLNQMVVLQLDRVTPKGSTGDLTSDREVAPSPVGSEEAEELTGEAEEGQSEYIKGKKKGSRIKEQFSKFVDKVKSKKAQRKKHKKELLQRNLLARRSAVIEDDGLSSREGSIGSCLDSDYDSEMDVNPRTVEEDMMEFKLSYEMWRVGKWAVRVTNVQQENEELCFTVHLEERNNPENLHWDVKKTQSDILHFHSLWQVREEMDTSTLPSISAIVENTKKELDDSYEEEVRSAFEHFLQELVSDAQLGHSQPVFQFLGPFARLMSDKEHEGGVWSLLNGLAIFLTPSQDEEESHNSRGDDKLDEAGASTHHGGPTAQPACIDTDEEPKGEGPKATNVQFCTPHEETEPIRSREPDIQDNDQISDDPDVVSDGQESLAESLDIFVNRSKLVIPTGHSSDISRSVVSHTEGLQSDSADGFRSAQSGGKTNKKDKLPLKKSNGLQKFKIKEKTGQFKDEMTNQTQKKEPQTNWEQVEATKAIFDLLKEITGNSVFINIVDAILKPVQPLVKKKINNFLKRMHPTEDQIASYIDNFREKLWPDGNVPCQPPRDSEEKQETKEKALQLINSKYSNSLILKKTDVETVFKIFQDTEENKKLIYVRTLIDYYYSTYLVKILKYIQKLSRFTFIFFVCVRRSCFCLF, from the exons atgtacactTGGCGATGCTTTCTCGCCATTATATTTGTACTTGTTTGGTACTTCTCAGAGTTTGGACAAATATGgacttttatttgttttttatcctTTTTAAATTTCTCTTTCAAAAAGCAAGACCGCGAAACGAGCACTCAGACGGATGATGCACTTGAGGAAACAGCACCACAG TCAAAGAAAGGTCACAATGTTGGTGTCATTGATGAGATTGATGCCACCACCAGAACCGGACAAATTCCATCTCAGACAACACAATATCCAAATGTACAGAGGTCACTCATCCGgg tgtTTAAATGTGCCTATACTCACCTGGTTCAGCCATGGTACACTGTCCCAGAACTTGGCGACAGTCAGCCGCTTTATAGGGCACTACAGAAGGAGTATAACTTTGTTGTGGAGAGAATTATTTGCAAGGCAATGAACGTCGATCTGTCTGTTACCAGTGTTGGTTGTATTAAAATCTTCACTCAGCACCTGCATAATGCAAAACAGTCAGACGG TTCTCCAGTGTTCAGTTCACGTTCAGAGGAAATGGCAGTCCTCAGAACTTTCTCTGAAGCTCTGGTGCGAAAACTTTTCCCTGAGTACCTCTGGGAAGCAAAACTCTACCAGTGTGTCCTAACTGAGATTGTGGCTACAAAAG CACTTGATGTGCTTGTGACATCCCTCTGTAATCCAGACAACCTGAATCAGATGGTGGTTTTGCAGTTGGATAGAGTAACTCCTAAAGGCTCAACAGGAGACCTAACCTCAGATAGGGAAGTCGCACCATCCCCTGTGGGAAGTGAAGAAGCAGAGGA ATTGACAGGTGAAGCTGAGGAAGGCCAGTCTGAATACATAAAAGGAAAGAAGAAGG GCAGTAGAATCAAAGAACAATTTTCCAAATTTGTTGATAAGGTCAAGTCAAAGAAAGCCCAAAGGAAAAAACATAAGAAGGAGCTTTTACAGAGGAATTTATTAGCACGTAGATCTGCTGTTATTGAAGATGATGGTTTAAGCAGCAGAGAGGGCTCCATCGGAAGCTGCTTGGACTCTGATTAT GACAGTGAAATGGATGTTAACCCAAGAACTGTCGAAGAGGATATGATGGAGTTTAAGCTTTCCTATGAGATGTGGCGGGTGGGGAAATGGGCAGTCCGTGTTACAAAT GTTCAGCAGGAAAATGAAGAGCTGTGTTTTACGGTTCACTTGGAGGAGAGAAATAACCCTGAGAATCTCCACTGGGATGTGAAAAAGACCCAGTCAGATATACTTCATTTTCATAGCCTCTGGCAGGTGAGAGAGGAAATG gatacTTCCACCTTACCCTCTATATCTGCAATAGTAGAGAACACAAAAAAGGAACTTGATGACTCGTATGAAGAGGAAGTGAGATCAGCCTTTGAGCACTTTTTACAG GAGCTGGTTTCTGATGCACAGCTTGGTCACTCTCAGCCTGTATTCCAGTTCTTGGGCCCTTTTGCACGGCTGATGAGTGATAAGGAACATGAGGGAGGTGTCTGGAGTCTTCTGAATGGTCTTGCAATATTCCTCACTCCTAGCCAAGATGAGGAAGAG TCCCATAACAGCAGAGGAGATGATAAACTTGATGAAGCAGGAGCCTCAACACATCACGGTGGACCGACAGCACAGCCAGCCTGCATTGACACAGATGAGGAGCCAAAGGGGGAAGGGCCAAAAGCTACAAATGTACAGTTTTGTACCCCCCATGAAGAGACTGAGCCCATCAGAAGTAGAGAACCAGATATACAAGACAATGATCAGATCTCTGATGATCCTGATGTGGTTTCTGATGGGCAGGAGAGTCTTGCTGAGAGCTTGGATATCTTTGTTAATAGGTCAAAATTAGTAATTCCCACAGGACACTCCAGTGATATCTCAAGATCAGTAGTGAGCCATACTGAAGGCTTGCAGTCTGACTCGGCCGACGGCTTTAGAAGTGCCCAGTCTGGAGGCAAAACCAACAAAAAAGATAAGTTACCTCTCAAAAAGTCAAATGGATTgcaaaagtttaaaataaaagagaaaacgGGACAGTTCAAGGATGAGATGACAAATCAGACTCAGAAAAAGGAACCCCAGACCAATTGGGAGCAGGTTGAGGCCACCAAAGCCATATTTGATTTATTGAAGGAAATAACTG GTAACTCGGTCTTCATTAATATTGTTGATGCCATTCTAAAACCAGTCCAGCCTTTGGTAAAAAA GAAAAtaaacaactttttaaaaaggATGCATCCTACCGAAGATCAGATTGCATCCTACATTGATAATTTCCGAGAGAAGTTATGGCCAGATGGAAACGTGCCCTGCCAGCCGCCACGTGACAGTGAGGAGAAACAAGAGACCAAGGAAAAGGCTTTGCAGCTTATAAATTCAAAAT ATTCAAACTCTCTAATCCTCAAGAAGACTGATGTGGAAACTGTGTTTAAGATTTTTCAGGACACAGAAGAGAACAAGAAACTGATTTATGTGAGAACTCtaattgattattattattcaacttatttagttaaaattttgaaatatattcaaaagttatccagaTTCACATTCATATTCTTTGTGTGTGTCCGTAGAAGCTGCTTTTGTTTGTTCTAA
- the si:rp71-46j2.7 gene encoding uncharacterized protein si:rp71-46j2.7 isoform X3 yields MYTWRCFLAIIFVLVWYFSEFGQIWTFICFLSFLNFSFKKQDRETSTQTDDALEETAPQSKKGHNVGVIDEIDATTRTGQIPSQTTQYPNVQRSLIRVFKCAYTHLVQPWYTVPELGDSQPLYRALQKEYNFVVERIICKAMNVDLSVTSVGCIKIFTQHLHNAKQSDGSPVFSSRSEEMAVLRTFSEALVRKLFPEYLWEAKLYQCVLTEIVATKALDVLVTSLCNPDNLNQMVVLQLDRVTPKGSTGDLTSDREVAPSPVGSEEAEELTGEAEEGQSEYIKGKKKGSRIKEQFSKFVDKVKSKKAQRKKHKKELLQRNLLARRSAVIEDDGLSSREGSIGSCLDSDYDSEMDVNPRTVEEDMMEFKLSYEMWRVGKWAVRVTNVQQENEELCFTVHLEERNNPENLHWDVKKTQSDILHFHSLWQVREEMDTSTLPSISAIVENTKKELDDSYEEEVRSAFEHFLQELVSDAQLGHSQPVFQFLGPFARLMSDKEHEGGVWSLLNGLAIFLTPSQDEEESHNSRGDDKLDEAGASTHHGGPTAQPACIDTDEEPKGEGPKATNVQFCTPHEETEPIRSREPDIQDNDQISDDPDVVSDGQESLAESLDIFVNRSKLVIPTGHSSDISRSVVSHTEGLQSDSADGFRSAQSGGKTNKKDKLPLKKSNGLQKFKIKEKTGQFKDEMTNQTQKKEPQTNWEQVEATKAIFDLLKEITGNSVFINIVDAILKPVQPLVKKKINNFLKRMHPTEDQIASYIDNFREKLWPDGNVPCQPPRDSEEKQETKEKALQLINSKYSNSLILKKTDVETVFKIFQDTEENKKLIYKLLLFVLKEFLPGEPAFSSIANLTVKDCGS; encoded by the exons atgtacactTGGCGATGCTTTCTCGCCATTATATTTGTACTTGTTTGGTACTTCTCAGAGTTTGGACAAATATGgacttttatttgttttttatcctTTTTAAATTTCTCTTTCAAAAAGCAAGACCGCGAAACGAGCACTCAGACGGATGATGCACTTGAGGAAACAGCACCACAG TCAAAGAAAGGTCACAATGTTGGTGTCATTGATGAGATTGATGCCACCACCAGAACCGGACAAATTCCATCTCAGACAACACAATATCCAAATGTACAGAGGTCACTCATCCGgg tgtTTAAATGTGCCTATACTCACCTGGTTCAGCCATGGTACACTGTCCCAGAACTTGGCGACAGTCAGCCGCTTTATAGGGCACTACAGAAGGAGTATAACTTTGTTGTGGAGAGAATTATTTGCAAGGCAATGAACGTCGATCTGTCTGTTACCAGTGTTGGTTGTATTAAAATCTTCACTCAGCACCTGCATAATGCAAAACAGTCAGACGG TTCTCCAGTGTTCAGTTCACGTTCAGAGGAAATGGCAGTCCTCAGAACTTTCTCTGAAGCTCTGGTGCGAAAACTTTTCCCTGAGTACCTCTGGGAAGCAAAACTCTACCAGTGTGTCCTAACTGAGATTGTGGCTACAAAAG CACTTGATGTGCTTGTGACATCCCTCTGTAATCCAGACAACCTGAATCAGATGGTGGTTTTGCAGTTGGATAGAGTAACTCCTAAAGGCTCAACAGGAGACCTAACCTCAGATAGGGAAGTCGCACCATCCCCTGTGGGAAGTGAAGAAGCAGAGGA ATTGACAGGTGAAGCTGAGGAAGGCCAGTCTGAATACATAAAAGGAAAGAAGAAGG GCAGTAGAATCAAAGAACAATTTTCCAAATTTGTTGATAAGGTCAAGTCAAAGAAAGCCCAAAGGAAAAAACATAAGAAGGAGCTTTTACAGAGGAATTTATTAGCACGTAGATCTGCTGTTATTGAAGATGATGGTTTAAGCAGCAGAGAGGGCTCCATCGGAAGCTGCTTGGACTCTGATTAT GACAGTGAAATGGATGTTAACCCAAGAACTGTCGAAGAGGATATGATGGAGTTTAAGCTTTCCTATGAGATGTGGCGGGTGGGGAAATGGGCAGTCCGTGTTACAAAT GTTCAGCAGGAAAATGAAGAGCTGTGTTTTACGGTTCACTTGGAGGAGAGAAATAACCCTGAGAATCTCCACTGGGATGTGAAAAAGACCCAGTCAGATATACTTCATTTTCATAGCCTCTGGCAGGTGAGAGAGGAAATG gatacTTCCACCTTACCCTCTATATCTGCAATAGTAGAGAACACAAAAAAGGAACTTGATGACTCGTATGAAGAGGAAGTGAGATCAGCCTTTGAGCACTTTTTACAG GAGCTGGTTTCTGATGCACAGCTTGGTCACTCTCAGCCTGTATTCCAGTTCTTGGGCCCTTTTGCACGGCTGATGAGTGATAAGGAACATGAGGGAGGTGTCTGGAGTCTTCTGAATGGTCTTGCAATATTCCTCACTCCTAGCCAAGATGAGGAAGAG TCCCATAACAGCAGAGGAGATGATAAACTTGATGAAGCAGGAGCCTCAACACATCACGGTGGACCGACAGCACAGCCAGCCTGCATTGACACAGATGAGGAGCCAAAGGGGGAAGGGCCAAAAGCTACAAATGTACAGTTTTGTACCCCCCATGAAGAGACTGAGCCCATCAGAAGTAGAGAACCAGATATACAAGACAATGATCAGATCTCTGATGATCCTGATGTGGTTTCTGATGGGCAGGAGAGTCTTGCTGAGAGCTTGGATATCTTTGTTAATAGGTCAAAATTAGTAATTCCCACAGGACACTCCAGTGATATCTCAAGATCAGTAGTGAGCCATACTGAAGGCTTGCAGTCTGACTCGGCCGACGGCTTTAGAAGTGCCCAGTCTGGAGGCAAAACCAACAAAAAAGATAAGTTACCTCTCAAAAAGTCAAATGGATTgcaaaagtttaaaataaaagagaaaacgGGACAGTTCAAGGATGAGATGACAAATCAGACTCAGAAAAAGGAACCCCAGACCAATTGGGAGCAGGTTGAGGCCACCAAAGCCATATTTGATTTATTGAAGGAAATAACTG GTAACTCGGTCTTCATTAATATTGTTGATGCCATTCTAAAACCAGTCCAGCCTTTGGTAAAAAA GAAAAtaaacaactttttaaaaaggATGCATCCTACCGAAGATCAGATTGCATCCTACATTGATAATTTCCGAGAGAAGTTATGGCCAGATGGAAACGTGCCCTGCCAGCCGCCACGTGACAGTGAGGAGAAACAAGAGACCAAGGAAAAGGCTTTGCAGCTTATAAATTCAAAAT ATTCAAACTCTCTAATCCTCAAGAAGACTGATGTGGAAACTGTGTTTAAGATTTTTCAGGACACAGAAGAGAACAAGAAACTGATTTAT AAGCTGCTTTTGTTTGTTCTAAAGGAGTTCCTGCCTGGAGAGCCTGCCTTCAGTTCAATAGCTAATCTAACTGTGAAGGATTGTGGTTCATAA
- the si:rp71-46j2.7 gene encoding uncharacterized protein si:rp71-46j2.7 isoform X2 has protein sequence MYTWRCFLAIIFVLVWYFSEFGQIWTFICFLSFLNFSFKKQDRETSTQTDDALEETAPQSKKGHNVGVIDEIDATTRTGQIPSQTTQYPNVQRSLIRVFKCAYTHLVQPWYTVPELGDSQPLYRALQKEYNFVVERIICKAMNVDLSVTSVGCIKIFTQHLHNAKQSDGSPVFSSRSEEMAVLRTFSEALVRKLFPEYLWEAKLYQCVLTEIVATKALDVLVTSLCNPDNLNQMVVLQLDRVTPKGSTGDLTSDREVAPSPVGSEEAEELTGEAEEGQSEYIKGKKKGSRIKEQFSKFVDKVKSKKAQRKKHKKELLQRNLLARRSAVIEDDGLSSREGSIGSCLDSDYDSEMDVNPRTVEEDMMEFKLSYEMWRVGKWAVRVTNVQQENEELCFTVHLEERNNPENLHWDVKKTQSDILHFHSLWQDTSTLPSISAIVENTKKELDDSYEEEVRSAFEHFLQELVSDAQLGHSQPVFQFLGPFARLMSDKEHEGGVWSLLNGLAIFLTPSQDEEESHNSRGDDKLDEAGASTHHGGPTAQPACIDTDEEPKGEGPKATNVQFCTPHEETEPIRSREPDIQDNDQISDDPDVVSDGQESLAESLDIFVNRSKLVIPTGHSSDISRSVVSHTEGLQSDSADGFRSAQSGGKTNKKDKLPLKKSNGLQKFKIKEKTGQFKDEMTNQTQKKEPQTNWEQVEATKAIFDLLKEITGNSVFINIVDAILKPVQPLVKKKINNFLKRMHPTEDQIASYIDNFREKLWPDGNVPCQPPRDSEEKQETKEKALQLINSKYSNSLILKKTDVETVFKIFQDTEENKKLIYVRTLIDYYYSTYLVKILKYIQKLSRFTFIFFVCVRRSCFCLF, from the exons atgtacactTGGCGATGCTTTCTCGCCATTATATTTGTACTTGTTTGGTACTTCTCAGAGTTTGGACAAATATGgacttttatttgttttttatcctTTTTAAATTTCTCTTTCAAAAAGCAAGACCGCGAAACGAGCACTCAGACGGATGATGCACTTGAGGAAACAGCACCACAG TCAAAGAAAGGTCACAATGTTGGTGTCATTGATGAGATTGATGCCACCACCAGAACCGGACAAATTCCATCTCAGACAACACAATATCCAAATGTACAGAGGTCACTCATCCGgg tgtTTAAATGTGCCTATACTCACCTGGTTCAGCCATGGTACACTGTCCCAGAACTTGGCGACAGTCAGCCGCTTTATAGGGCACTACAGAAGGAGTATAACTTTGTTGTGGAGAGAATTATTTGCAAGGCAATGAACGTCGATCTGTCTGTTACCAGTGTTGGTTGTATTAAAATCTTCACTCAGCACCTGCATAATGCAAAACAGTCAGACGG TTCTCCAGTGTTCAGTTCACGTTCAGAGGAAATGGCAGTCCTCAGAACTTTCTCTGAAGCTCTGGTGCGAAAACTTTTCCCTGAGTACCTCTGGGAAGCAAAACTCTACCAGTGTGTCCTAACTGAGATTGTGGCTACAAAAG CACTTGATGTGCTTGTGACATCCCTCTGTAATCCAGACAACCTGAATCAGATGGTGGTTTTGCAGTTGGATAGAGTAACTCCTAAAGGCTCAACAGGAGACCTAACCTCAGATAGGGAAGTCGCACCATCCCCTGTGGGAAGTGAAGAAGCAGAGGA ATTGACAGGTGAAGCTGAGGAAGGCCAGTCTGAATACATAAAAGGAAAGAAGAAGG GCAGTAGAATCAAAGAACAATTTTCCAAATTTGTTGATAAGGTCAAGTCAAAGAAAGCCCAAAGGAAAAAACATAAGAAGGAGCTTTTACAGAGGAATTTATTAGCACGTAGATCTGCTGTTATTGAAGATGATGGTTTAAGCAGCAGAGAGGGCTCCATCGGAAGCTGCTTGGACTCTGATTAT GACAGTGAAATGGATGTTAACCCAAGAACTGTCGAAGAGGATATGATGGAGTTTAAGCTTTCCTATGAGATGTGGCGGGTGGGGAAATGGGCAGTCCGTGTTACAAAT GTTCAGCAGGAAAATGAAGAGCTGTGTTTTACGGTTCACTTGGAGGAGAGAAATAACCCTGAGAATCTCCACTGGGATGTGAAAAAGACCCAGTCAGATATACTTCATTTTCATAGCCTCTGGCAG gatacTTCCACCTTACCCTCTATATCTGCAATAGTAGAGAACACAAAAAAGGAACTTGATGACTCGTATGAAGAGGAAGTGAGATCAGCCTTTGAGCACTTTTTACAG GAGCTGGTTTCTGATGCACAGCTTGGTCACTCTCAGCCTGTATTCCAGTTCTTGGGCCCTTTTGCACGGCTGATGAGTGATAAGGAACATGAGGGAGGTGTCTGGAGTCTTCTGAATGGTCTTGCAATATTCCTCACTCCTAGCCAAGATGAGGAAGAG TCCCATAACAGCAGAGGAGATGATAAACTTGATGAAGCAGGAGCCTCAACACATCACGGTGGACCGACAGCACAGCCAGCCTGCATTGACACAGATGAGGAGCCAAAGGGGGAAGGGCCAAAAGCTACAAATGTACAGTTTTGTACCCCCCATGAAGAGACTGAGCCCATCAGAAGTAGAGAACCAGATATACAAGACAATGATCAGATCTCTGATGATCCTGATGTGGTTTCTGATGGGCAGGAGAGTCTTGCTGAGAGCTTGGATATCTTTGTTAATAGGTCAAAATTAGTAATTCCCACAGGACACTCCAGTGATATCTCAAGATCAGTAGTGAGCCATACTGAAGGCTTGCAGTCTGACTCGGCCGACGGCTTTAGAAGTGCCCAGTCTGGAGGCAAAACCAACAAAAAAGATAAGTTACCTCTCAAAAAGTCAAATGGATTgcaaaagtttaaaataaaagagaaaacgGGACAGTTCAAGGATGAGATGACAAATCAGACTCAGAAAAAGGAACCCCAGACCAATTGGGAGCAGGTTGAGGCCACCAAAGCCATATTTGATTTATTGAAGGAAATAACTG GTAACTCGGTCTTCATTAATATTGTTGATGCCATTCTAAAACCAGTCCAGCCTTTGGTAAAAAA GAAAAtaaacaactttttaaaaaggATGCATCCTACCGAAGATCAGATTGCATCCTACATTGATAATTTCCGAGAGAAGTTATGGCCAGATGGAAACGTGCCCTGCCAGCCGCCACGTGACAGTGAGGAGAAACAAGAGACCAAGGAAAAGGCTTTGCAGCTTATAAATTCAAAAT ATTCAAACTCTCTAATCCTCAAGAAGACTGATGTGGAAACTGTGTTTAAGATTTTTCAGGACACAGAAGAGAACAAGAAACTGATTTATGTGAGAACTCtaattgattattattattcaacttatttagttaaaattttgaaatatattcaaaagttatccagaTTCACATTCATATTCTTTGTGTGTGTCCGTAGAAGCTGCTTTTGTTTGTTCTAA